In Dioscorea cayenensis subsp. rotundata cultivar TDr96_F1 chromosome 13, TDr96_F1_v2_PseudoChromosome.rev07_lg8_w22 25.fasta, whole genome shotgun sequence, the sequence ttaaataaatcaatcttAACGAGATTTAAAAGGAATCAAAATAAAACAGTAAACAAATCAATTAGATTCAACCAAATCacattctatatttatttttatcaaaccGCACGAGCAATAACAGAACAAAATTacaagtaaaagaacaagaatgaATCAATGACGATGATCCCGTGCAAATGAAAACCAATCTAaccttctttttgtttcccaaaGATGAGAACAATCAACCCAATTCTGTTAGGTGTGAGATAAGAAACTCAACGTGTTCTTTGACTTGCCTTTCTCTAAGTTCTAGTAGGTCAGTTAGAGGACCCCCTTTGCTTTCATGGTCCTCAAGTCTAGACGGACTTCCTGGATTCATTCTAACCCTTTTTTAATTGGACAACAACCTTTCATACATGCCTTCACTAAGTCCTTGACACGCAACTATTCCACGCCATTACCATGGTGTTGACTATCATgccatttttaatttaattcttttatagAAATCAATTGTCCTCCATCCTTAAACCAGCCCTCCACCAAGATTGAGTTATAATATTGATTCCTTTTTGcatctgttcttcttcttcttcttcttcaacctcCCAAAAGTTGCCACGAAAGAGgaataaaaagagagaaatatatattaaaaaggtGAGTgtctttgaatattttgattgtttcagtaggtggtggtggtggtggtggtggtggtggtgtgaTGACAGAAAGCaagacatccttgggatctatAGAGAATAATAAAGATTCAATCCAAAAGGCTAAAGGAAAGCTTCTCCCATTGACAATAGTTAAGATAGTTTTAGTTTTCTTAGCTTTGGGTCTTGGTTTCTCAATAGTGAGTATGAGCATGGCCAGGTACTTCTGGGACAAGAGCCTGGCCATGCAATCCATAACCAGGTTCCAACCCTGCATCGGAGAAGAAACCAGTCTGGAAAAGTGGATTAGACCTCCTCTGAATTTGATGCACAAGATGACAGATGAGCAGCTTTTCTGGCGTGCAAAGTTTGGTCCCAAAGGTACATAACTTTCCCTTCAAAAGAGTCCCCAAGGTTGCCTTCATGTTCTTAACCAGAGGTCCTTTGCCTTTCCTTCCTCTCTGGGATAAGTTCTTCAAAGAACAACCACATACTCTTTACTCAATCTACGTTCATACTCTCCCTTCCTACAAACCTGATTACCCTTCCTCTTCTGTGTTTCACAACCGCCAAATTCCAAGTCAGGTACTAATCCCctctctgtttttttatttctgtcaaacaaacatatatatatatatatatatatatgaatgtgaACTTTATTGTTTTAAGGTTGCTGAGTGGGGGAAGATGAGCATGTGTGATGCTGAGAGACGTTTGCTAGCAAACGCACTGCTTGATCTCTCCAATGAACGTTTTGTACTGGTCTCTGAATCTTGTGTCCCAATAGTAAACTTCAGCACCATCTACAAATACTTTGTGAAATCTCAACATAGTTTTGTTGGATCATTTGATGAACATAGTCCACATGGAAGAGGTAGGTACAATTGGAACATGGCACCAGAGGTTGAGGCAGACCAATGGCGCAAAGGTGCTCAATGGTTTGAAGTGAACCGTGAGTTAGCTGTTACTATAGTTGAAGACCATAAGTACTACCCAAAGTTTGAGAAGTTTTGCAAACCATCTTGTTATGTGGATGAACATTACTTCCCAACAATGCTAAGCATTGAAACACCAGCTTTGATTGCTAACAGGACTGTAACGTTTGTGGATTGGTCTAGAGGTGGTGCACACCCGGCAACGTTTGGAAAGCATGACATAACTGAAGGTTTTCTTAGGAAAATCACACAAGGACATTCTTGTCTTTATAATCATCAGAATACAAGTCTTTGTTTTCTGTTTGCCAGGAAATTTGCTCCTAATACTCTTGAGCCTTTGATGAATTTGGCTCCCATGATTTTTGGATATGGTTAATGAGTTTTTGAAACTCATTGTTATTGTAAAGAAAATTGAGAGTTTTAGTTATTAAGAGGAAGTGATTCTTTTTAGTGTTTGCTGTCTGCTGTTAATTAATCATGGTGACTGATATTATCATACTCTATACcagcttttcttttgtttgacaAGCCttcataatgttttaatcaaagGAAAGCAAGAATGGCAATTCATGGGCCAACAGCCCATGTTTTCCTAAGCAGATGAAAGATGGTGATTTGGGGGCCTATTCATTCCCCTGAAAAATGTCAACAAGTAAAGATGTGGGACTTTGCTTGATTTCATGACACTTTTCCGCATAGTTAAAAGTAAGTCAGtcatcattttttcttttcctagaATTCAAGTCGAGAATTAACTCCTTTTTCAATATTAATGGTTGAACATTGGTAACTTGTTcacttttatgaaaaaaaactaataataataattagtcatcataataatacataatgaaagaaataaaatagttaaatctAAACATGGTATTATACATAACAATGACAATGAAAATATGGTAATGGATCAATCAACTAGCTAAACATGGGGTTTTATGCAATATGGAAATTAACAACGATATGAATGATATTTGTCATTAGTTGAATTGATATGTATGGGAATTAtctatattataataattggaTAATATcttgatatataattaaaccaATTGAGGGAATCAGATTCCTAGATGtattgataaaatatttaaaattataaaggaaaaaaattgaaaatcatgGCCACGAGTAGCATTCTATTCCATgaatttttctttctattattgGATCAATATATTCTttgaattacaaaaaaaaaaaaatgtcttctATAACAACTACTATTAAAATtaactacaattttttttatttatacagtTTACGAAAAAACTAAAGCTAAAGGATTCGATTGATATTGTGGATAGAAATCAGGAGTTCCTTAGATTTAGTGAAAATGATTGTAGAGATTTGATGACAAACATGGTTATTACGTGGTTGATAGATTTGccttttgttccttttttttttttaagtaaatgtggataaaccacagatttattgaaaagggaaaaaaataagacataatCAAGAGCCTCTCACCGAAGTGAGGGGAGCAACAAAACACAGAGAAAATACTAAAAATGCGAGAATAATAAGAGGGAGTCTGAGAGGCGGGAAGGCACCATCAGCAACTCGAGCCTGTCTGCAGGCAGTAGGAGCAACTACTCCTGAGCTATATCATGAGCAACTACTCCTGAGCTATATCATGAGCAGGATcgccttttgttcttttttattaggTGTCCtcctttgttaaattttgttttattaataaaaactttgttatttttttgtgtaatatcctttatttttttctctcttttttttggtCTATCTACTCAGAAATGTGCCCCATTAATTTTTTgac encodes:
- the LOC120274538 gene encoding LOW QUALITY PROTEIN: glycosyltransferase BC10-like (The sequence of the model RefSeq protein was modified relative to this genomic sequence to represent the inferred CDS: deleted 1 base in 1 codon) produces the protein MTESKTSLGSIENNKDSIQKAKGKLLPLTIVKIVLVFLALGLGFSIVSMSMARYFWDKSLAMQSITRFQPCIGEETSLEKWIRPPLNLMHKMTDEQLFWRASLVPKVHNFPFKRVPKVAFMFLTRGPLPFLPLWDKFFKEQPHTLYSIYVHTLPSYKPDYPSSSVFHNRQIPSQVAEWGKMSMCDAERRLLANALLDLSNERFVLVSESCVPIVNFSTIYKYFVKSQHSFVGSFDEHSPHGRGRYNWNMAPEVEADQWRKGAQWFEVNRELAVTIVEDHKYYPKFEKFCKPSCYVDEHYFPTMLSIETPALIANRTVTFVDWSRGGAHPATFGKHDITEGFLRKITQGHSCLYNHQNTSLCFLFARKFAPNTLEPLMNLAPMIFGYG